ACTGTAACCTTATGGCAgcgtgttgaaggaatattacacagtcaagaataggctccatcgtTTTTTTATTCggatccctcacagtctcccaaaacatcaaaacatcaaaagcgttgcacgtataCTTAGTCTTAgtcccaattttgtgcccatttttgcatttttctcaaaaattatagcgcattggggacaagtaagatatgtatattataggggcaagaactacaactactgcactggaaattttatttcagcacagacaacagttgtggagttacagtcaaaaatgagggaaaaccaatatttgatcaataaatcaataactacttgctttgagttgctgaattttcagtacagtagttgtagtccttgcccctataatatacatatcttacttgttaccaatgtgctataacttttgagaaaaatgcaaaaataggcacaaaattgaacaggggtgtagtacacccttaagactgtcctttttcacataacgcccACATCACATCGTTATCTGCGatcgtgtttttttttcttctgaagtttggctggtacccaccagcgtcatgcacgtgacgtgacacagctaaaataatcaaccggaaatcggggatcattaaaacgtcaacaaatttctaAACACAGAaatcagtaaacttaatggcgagcggtctgaattttgagccatacaagtttacgtggtgaactaaacCCTGCTTATAGTCATACATTCCCTTATTATATATATCAGGTTTCATATTCTGTCATGTAACAACGGTGTGACACAGGTTCGTAATCACGCATTGCAAACAAACTTAAATAATCAAGGCTAGTCATTATCTGATACATCATGTCTGACAGGGGCATTACTCGAGAACTCTGGCCTAGGCTAGCttcaaatttttacacaataattatgtttattcaTTCGATTTTTAGGCTAGAGTCCTAGCTATCGTAGTCGAGATTTGCATTgacaatttttgcagtgtatgtttAATACGGTACCGGTACTCTGTTGATGTTTAAATTTGGATGATAgtcattttgatgagtcaactctGTCTTTTAACTAGTGCCTAGATTTtgaatagtctaaaattgaattgaagtgcaattttaacaacatttttgatgcgatcgccccATCATAATCTGGTGTGTTTACTTCCGAACTTCCATTTCTTTACACTGCATCATGCTTCATTGATTTCTTGAATTTGATAGCTTTGGACTCCATCCTCAAATGTGAAGCTATCATTGAGAAGATTCCAAGCTAGACTTCATGAGTGAACATGAATTCCCCTAGAGGCCTAGACCCTACATGTACACACTCATACCGggtatttgtttgttgtttgtgtatttttgttaccaTATCTCACTAtaacacaaaaatatcaaaagctgATAGAGCTTAGGATAACCAAACTCTGCGAAATATAATATGCAAAACTTATTCCAATTGGGTATGTCccttaaaaatagaaaaatagatGATCAAAGCTGTGAATGAGGAAAActgaaaaatattcaaaaagaGACACAACAGAAATAAGTTACCGTACTGGTACTCATATTCAGCCAAATCTCTAATCATGGCAGACTCGGCAAGGAAAACCTTGACACTAGTTTTGAAAGTAGGTTTGTTCTTGATCTCCTTGATATGCAGCCTGGGTAAAACACATTCTGGTCAACTGTAGTGATAAAAAGAATGAGTTTAATAGCTGCCAAGTTGTGAGATATGGATATTGTGAGAATGAAGCTGATCGGTTTggtaaaaatgtgataaaaacaaCAAGGCCAATATTTGTCTATCCATGTCTTTGTCACCTTGACAGTCATTCCGTCCACACAATGTGAAAGCTCAAGAGATGAAAGTGTCTTATATTCAGTGTACCAGTATCTATTTAAAAACCTATATGAAGCTCCATCCAAATGCTCATAttaggccaacaaaaaaaaagtgtttgtttgctcagacatggggtagaaaggagtgggtcggtaggtcgatttcctttttttcttcttttttttttcttagatCTGTACACGTATTGCAGCAAGTggggtaagagaaaatatacgacattcagccttacattttgtagttgtgttaaggtaggagcatcggataataggcccatgcaggaaaatagccactatatcaaatcagaattatgtatccatatcaaatatataaccaatttaagataagtctttactccacttatttttaatgtttcatgaaaatttaaacatttcttatgtttttctttatttttgaaaattcctaattttttctacaaataattattgctagcctagagggaatgtgatatgggttccatagtttgtggggtggttaataagcctaatatctaaattctctcgccagatttttttaataaagtgtttattttttgagaaaaatcattttttctatttttaaattagggaaatctagaaacacccataacttaaaatagaaacactttattaaaaaaagctggcgagaaaagtttctaaatttaataacctttcatatgacaccttgtttgttaaaattggccctatggttagctcagacaataattatgaaattgggtcattcagtgtttctagatcaaatcaagaaaatttgagcaagtactaacattaccttcaaatatcccctttattactggccaatatataggaaaaaaagtcactaatactatttggtaacatttttgtaataaaaagatccaaaaagcagttctataaaggggatagaaaggagataaaataatatttaaacatagtatccattttcaaacttttatcaattttagtgaacgaggcttagtgtcaaaaccactttatgtacaaagtcaatggggtttcctaatgacaaaaaatggcataactcaaaaacgctttgttggcaaaaattcaaatttggcaggcaagttttgttcacccaactacacatcctgtatcattttaaaccaaatctgtgcatgacaccgtagccgatgtttctaccttaaactttaattataggttaatgaacgtgaattacttgttgggagagaaattagaccaaaaataatgcatgcgcgctgatgttgatgcgtagcgcaagtgcattattttgtctaatttctcgagcaacaagtaatacacgctcattaacctatttgaataggttcatacacaagaagaaaaagaccagcgttcgaaatagcgccggtcagccggccattggcctgtaactttttggcctggccggtaactttttggcctggccggtaacttttctgactggcatctagttgccgaccGGCtggcggtaactttttaaggtcaagcccggctggcctgtaactttttgaggcatatttcgaacactgaaaaagacatgtgatttttgctgtttttataacaaaactatcactaaaaatgttggaaaataggaccaaatataaatgcatcaacctgcccaaaaaataaataaatcctatGCGATGCGATAtcgtgcgaaagcactgcgcgtagtacgcggattgcacattatacacaatcaatgcactccgcatacttttctaaccgcttttctgattggctgctttgatataggagtgtatgaatgcaTTTCAACCTTACCATAAAGTTTAACCTCTTTGGTAACAAAATCGGGTTGGAGTACAAAATCACAGACCATACATGTACTTGTCATGCTTGGTTCTCTATAATTGATGAAACAGtaaaaagctgcgtcggcagtgtgatgataaatacaaaagtaaaaagtaggaaactGCCGTGAAGTATATAAAATTGGGCCTTTTTCATATGCCTTTTTCTCTAtaattgatgttgattgatggtaaaatattgttggggagggctaaatttgaaaaaatgaaagctgtgattgccaggaatattaactttcaagtgtcatttggcatttttatggggaaaaaacatcattttcttttatttttatatttttgtaaaaaaaaaaaaaaaaaagtgtatgatgtttttttaaattttttgggtTGGttgtgtctgggcaaacaaacactttttttttggcctaactgcATGTATGTGATGTATGAAtggcttattttttttttaaatcactcgGTTATATTAGCACACATGTTGTTTGCACAAATCTGATTTAGTAAATTGCTGATTGTGCCTTTAACTAGCCTTATTTGATTGTTGTTAtggtgattttttatttgtatttttgatctttgttgttgttttatttggcGCAAAgggtttgttgttgttgctattcaGTGTTGATTGTTCGGACAGCAGAAATTAAGTTTGTATATAACATTTGCCTCATCTTGCCACATTGCCTCACATAGTATATGACTTTACACACTTTATCAACTTTTCCAGATGGTTTATCACACatccttgctttttttttcattccttGCAGATTGTGACCTTACAGGCAGTAAATAATCTCTTTGTCCTTGTGAACAAGGATAAGAATAAAGAATTAGATCTGTATGGCAAAAAGGTAAGAATGTCTTCTTggtatgattttgttttattaatattattgtaaaaagtCACCAGGTTTgtagcttttaagggggtactacacccctgcccaattttgtgcctatttttgcatttttctcaaaaattatagtgcattggtgacaagtaagatatgtatattataatttataggggcaaggactacaactactgcactggaaattttatttcagcacagacaacagttgtggagttacagtcaaaaatgaggaaaaccaatatttgatcaataaatcaataactacttgccttgagttgctgaattttcagtgcagtagttgtagtccttgcccctataatatacatatcttacttaccaccaatgcgctataatttttgagaaaaatgcaaaaataggcacaaaattggccaggggtgtagtacccccttaaaagtaggTTAGATTGTTCTTTCTCTTCCATTTTCCAACTTTACTGAAGTTTccttttaaaatcttttttttttttaattcatgtgAAAATGACTGTATGTGTTCACTTCCTGAATCTGAACTGACACCAAGATTTGAAGCAATTACTCTTTAGATATTAATTTGTATATttgcaaattataaaaattaataaataaacactATTATCATGCAAACAAATTTATTTTTCATCCCATTGAAGAGTGAGTGTGTTTTCTGTAATTATTGTGACATAGGACTCAACTTTGGAATATCTGAAAGAATTGGTGACCCATCAAGATTGGTCCGTTCCATTAGCAGCTTGGAAAGAATTTACAAAGTCATCTCATCACTTGGAGAGACCTCAAGATGGGACCAAGAATCAGTGTGACAACCTCCCCatattcagagtgacatgtactAGATCCAGCAAGGAAGGTAGAAAACATGAATTCTCATCTCAAGAGGCTGCTAGTGCAACAGGAGGCAGAATCAATGATATATTTGGATGGCCAGTGAAGATGAAAGACTTTGATATGGAGATCAGTGTGGACATTAATGATACAAAAGTTGTCCTTGGTATTAATTTGACTTCAGAGAGTTTACACAGAAGAAATATCACACATTTTGGACCAACAACATTGCAATCTACTATTGCATATTGTATGCTTAGGTAATTAGTCAACCAATTTACttgtttttgtatgtttgtttagCCATCCCACTCTGCAGCTCTCTTTTATAGTGTATCAAGTTTTTTTCTCTCAGGTCATGGTATTAAAGAGAAAACtggttagaggttaataactgcatcggttatttggaggcattgtgaaaaatctaaacattttgcctttgaaccgaggaatatcccgagggcagccccgagggatattccgaggtccaaagcaaaatgtttagatttttcacaatgcccgatatataaccgatgcaaagttattaacctcattcataaccgtcactttgatatttgaactttacaaaataacacaaatttttcctcaaaagtttgtaaaaataaacaatttttacatcttccctttccccaaATCGATctggctaaaacaaaacgaccaataacaaaagtgcgtatcagaatctgtgcaaatatggtagcgcgcaatccaaatcggcagccagcgccagcgcagttcgttggacgctgtcacgggcgcacgcagaagtcaattgtgtgcgacattggaacaactacgcattttgcggtcaattgtgagatattaatgacctcgatttgcgttcgcgtgttcgcaaataataaaatatgattggatcgcacgcatcgcgtttattaatgaggttatgaataaaggTTAGTTTGCCTAGAGTCAATTCCAGGATCCCTGGCTAGAACTGTGGATCTACTACATATCAGGATTTCCCAAAAACCACTGTTTTATGGTGTGTGCTGAATTTGACCCCCATGATTTACAGGCAGCAGTGGCACGCCCCCCCGACTTTTGTTGcgaaatgactgatttcgccgcaccttacactcctaatcagactccattcggggaactgaacaacctggtcCCCGCCCCACTTTCAATGTACTGCACACGCCACTGACAGGCAGAGGTTTAGTCCATGTACATTTTGTAGTATTGTTGTGAGATGTAATGCTTTCAagtaaaaatattgaattcttCCCTGAAACTCCCTGAAAGTCACTGCAAGTGGTAATTCTCCTTGTAAAGTTTTAAGATAAGTGATGATAATTACAACATTATGTATGTCAATCCTCAATGTGGAAAATTGGCACATTTATCTTCACCTCTTGTTGAATTTGTGTAATTTCTTTGTGTATAGGATGAGTTGTCCACAAGTTGGAGATATTATATGCGATCCTATGTGTGGTGGTTCATCTATTCCAATAGAggtatgtataatatacatatgtATAATTCCCTTTCATATATTTAAATATTGGGTATATTTAACAACCCAATACTGATGTATGTTCATATACATACATACTGAAAAAATGCTGAATTGATCAAAGTTAAACCTCTTATGTTTCAAAGGCACCATCATATGGGtacacattaaaaacaaaaacacaccaaATAACAAAATTCTGTATGTAACTAATATCATGAAAATTTTTCACCAATATTTTATTGGAACTAGAAGAAGTAtgaactagatgccacagtaatgtgttttaccaaacacgaatatctatgcccgtgaccacacctaaccccccttcccctattcacaaacgaaaacttggtgagcaccatgtgaaagcgcTTGTTTTAAGCTtgaatttgatatacatgtaatgctcataacactggactggcccacactctctctaataccctaccaagctttCACTCTCTCTTAAACCCCATGAtaccatcagaccctcactctctctctaaaacgccaccatactggaccacactctctctaataccccaccccttaaccaaccacactccttgtcccatcatgacaaccttttgaggtggtccaaggagccaaaatcaaaatgcccacacattcccttttcagggagtttttgtcaagtgattagTTTCCTTGACATatgattcagacctttatcattgcaaacacagggagctaacaaaatactacctattgcgctacactgtgttaataggtcatacctattttgcttttaaagcctttagactttgacctctggggatgcggctgatatagaatacatcaagggtcatcattgtaccaagtatgaaccctgagggcgctgtagttcttgagctagagctgtttgaaattttacacatattgctcactgtagcccatgacctttgacctctagggtcgatgttactgcaggaaatatttaagggtcatgggtcatcattgtaccaagcaagaACCCTGAGGaggctatagttcttgagctaaagtggttttaaaaatttacacatattgccccctgtagcctgtgacctttgacctctggggttgtggctaccataagttacttctaggggtcatgggccatcattatactaagtatgaaccctgagggcgctatagttcttggactagagatgcttcaaattttacacatattgccccctacagcccatgacctttgacctctggggtcggggccacgctaggaaatttctaggggtcatgggccatcattataccaagtatgggccccgaggatactttagttcttgagctagaggagtgcaaaggaagcgtgagaagaagaaggagaagacggagaaggagaagccgaagactaaacacaacaaatacaatatctatgcccgttgcacgggcatagataatcaGTCCAATTGAGAATGGTTTCTCAGAAATTATTTTGATCAAATGTGAATATCTTGACGGCCAATGCGTCAGAGGTTTGTTTTGATCAAATTGATGATCCTATTTACATTTCTATTTGTGTCTATTTTATAGGGAGCTAGAACTTGGGCGTCTTGTTATTTTCTGTCTGGAGATAATGTAGAAATAGCAACAGAGAAATCGGAAGGCAATATAACGGCTATAGAAGAAAAGAGAAACTCAATAACAAGTAAGGGTCTTTTGTTGCACTAACTGTTCTTCAATACTTCACTTAAAGCTACATGCAGTGTAATGTAAATGATTTTGTGGAT
The Amphiura filiformis chromosome 3, Afil_fr2py, whole genome shotgun sequence DNA segment above includes these coding regions:
- the LOC140148986 gene encoding tRNA (guanine(6)-N(2))-methyltransferase THUMP3-like → MEGEPMETDRTEENDSEQYFEIGATVISGLEMFARDECQEKLKCKAEIGRGRIYFNIAKDQLHSIVTLQAVNNLFVLVNKDKNKELDLYGKKDSTLEYLKELVTHQDWSVPLAAWKEFTKSSHHLERPQDGTKNQCDNLPIFRVTCTRSSKEGRKHEFSSQEAASATGGRINDIFGWPVKMKDFDMEISVDINDTKVVLGINLTSESLHRRNITHFGPTTLQSTIAYCMLRMSCPQVGDIICDPMCGGSSIPIEGARTWASCYFLSGDNVEIATEKSEGNITAIEEKRNSITSKGLFLHLDVFQWDVTNLPLRSNSVDVFITDLPFGKRMGSKLNNWELYRRGLTEMARVCKPGTGRAVLLTQDKKCMARVLKMTNHLWRKKYLQFIRMGGLTAGMYSLTRVGRAAQVAAQTQS